In a single window of the Zea mays cultivar B73 chromosome 5, Zm-B73-REFERENCE-NAM-5.0, whole genome shotgun sequence genome:
- the LOC100281977 gene encoding Tubulin-folding cofactor A, translating into MTTLRNLKIKTSTCKRIVKELRSYEKEVEKEAAKTADMKEKGADPYDLKQQENVLAESRMMVPDCHKRLETALADLKATLAELKESNEQGAEIGEAESTIAEVEAVVKPAED; encoded by the exons ATGACGACGCTCAGGAACCTCAAGATCAAGACGTCGACGTGCAAGAGGATCGTGAAGGAGCTGCGCTCGTACGAGAAGGAGGTGGAGAAGGAGGCTGCCAAGACCGCCGACATGAAGGAGAAGGGCGCCGATCCCTACGACCTCAAACAGCAG GAGAATGTTTTGGCTGAGTCAAGGATGATGGTCCCAGACTGCCACAAACGACTTGAAACTGCACTGGCTGACTTGAAAGCAACACTG GCTGAACTGAAGGAGTCAAATGAGCAAGGTGCCGAGATTGGAGAAGCTGAGAGTACAATCGCAGAAGTTGAAGCAGTTGTCAAGCCAGCAGAAGATTAA